TTCAGGCTGCCGGACGTGTCCGCACGGGCCGCCGGGTTCGGAGCCGTGTACGTGGGCGGACTCGCGGCCGTCGTGGAGCCCGCGGCGTCGGCCGTCCGGGAGGCCGCCCGCGCGGCCGCCCGGCACTCGCTCCTCGTCGTGGACCCCAACGTCCGCCGGGACCGCACCCTCGGTGCGGACCACGGCGCGGCGGCGCTGCGCGAACTCTGCCGCCTCGCCCACGTCGTGAAGGCCAGCGACGAGGACCTGGAGCGGCTGTGGCCGGGTGCCGACCCGGAGGAGACCTGCCGGGAACTGGCGGCCGGGGGACGGCTCGTGGTCCTCACCCGGGGCGCGAGGGGCAGCACGGCGTACACGGCGACCGGACCACCCGTGTCCGTCCCGGCCACACCGGTCGAGGTCGTCAACACGATCGGCGCGGGGGACGCGTTCGCCGCCGGGCTGCTGACCCGGCTGGGCGCCCGCGGCTCCTTCACCGCGGCACCGGATCCCGAGGAGGTG
The DNA window shown above is from Streptomyces sp. Alt3 and carries:
- a CDS encoding PfkB family carbohydrate kinase, with the protein product MTGGPGAVLVVGEALVDLVPVAGDGGVRAAQFGGAPANVAVGLARLGTPVSFAGGLGGDGFARMIEERLRAAGADVTLCGRSGLPTALAVAEPDAGGTGYHFHLQETATFRLPDVSARAAGFGAVYVGGLAAVVEPAASAVREAARAAARHSLLVVDPNVRRDRTLGADHGAAALRELCRLAHVVKASDEDLERLWPGADPEETCRELAAGGRLVVLTRGARGSTAYTATGPPVSVPATPVEVVNTIGAGDAFAAGLLTRLGARGSFTAAPDPEEVRDMLSAASEAAASVCARAGTEPSVPAGA